In Raphanus sativus cultivar WK10039 chromosome 5, ASM80110v3, whole genome shotgun sequence, the following proteins share a genomic window:
- the LOC130495110 gene encoding probable serine/threonine protein kinase IRE, whose product MIRKNAVESILAERNILISIRNPFVVRFFYSFTCRENLYLVMEYLNGGDLFSLLKNLGCLDEDMARIYIAEVVLALEYLHSVNIIHRDLKPDNLLINQDGHIKLTDFGLSKVGLINSTDDLSGDASLGNSEFLAEDGNTQHSQDKDSRKKHAVVGTPDYLAPEILLGMGHGKTADWWSVGVILFEVLVGIPPFNAETPQQIFENIINRDIPWPNVPDEISYEAYDLINKLLTENPVQRLGATGAGEVKQHHFFKDINWDTLARQKAMFVPSAEPQDTSYFMSRYIWNPEDENVHGGSDFDDLTDTCSSSSFTTQEEDGDECGSIAELANGPNLAVKYSFSNFSFKNLSQLASINYDLVQKNAKESTEASNPSAP is encoded by the exons ATGATCCGTAAGAATGCTGTTGAGAGTATTTTAGCGGAGCGTAACATCCTTATCTCAATTCGTAACCCGTTCGTG GTCCGGTTTTTCTATTCTTTCACATGCCGTGAAAATCTTTATCTGGTCATGGAGTACTTGAATGGAGGAGATCTCTTTTCCTTGCTGAAAAATCTTGGTTGCTTGGACGAAGACATGGCCCGTATTTATATTGCAGAAGTG GTGCTTGCACTGGAGTATTTGCATTCAGTAAATATCATTCACAGAGACTTAAAGCCGGACAATTTGTTGATCAATCAGGATGGTCACATCAAG TTGACGGACTTTGGGCTTTCCAAGGTTGGTCTTATCAACAGCACAGATGACTTATCAGGTGATGCATCATTGGGAAATAGTGAGTTTTTAGCAGAAGATGGAAACACTCAACATTCACAAGACAAAGATAGCCGTAAGAAACATGCAGTTGTTGGAACACCTGATTATCTTGCACCTGAAATACTTCTTGGAATGGGTCATG GTAAAACAGCTGATTGGTGGTCAGTAGGTGTTATTCTTTTTGAGGTTCTCGTGGGTATTCCTCCTTTCAATGCAGAAACCCCACAG caaatttttgaaaatataatcaacaGAGATATACCATGGCCTAATGTGCCAGATGAGATATCTTATGAAGCATATGATCTGATCAACAA GCTGTTAACCGAAAATCCTGTACAAAGACTAGGTGCAACAGGAGCTGGAGAG GTGAAACAGCATCACTTTTTCAAAGATATTAACTGGGACACGCTTGCCAGGCAGAAG GCTATGTTTGTACCATCAGCTGAGCCACAAGACACAAGTTATTTCATGAGCCGATATATATGGAACCCGGAAGACGAAAATGTTCATGGAGGCAGCGATTTTGATGACCTTACAGACACATGCAGCAGCAGCTCCTTCACCACACAGGAGGAAGAt ggggATGAGTGTGGCAGCATAGCAGAATTAGCAAATGGACCCAATCTTGCTGTGAAGTATTCCTTCAGCAATTTTTCTTTCAAG
- the LOC130495112 gene encoding pectinesterase inhibitor 11-like gives MAKLNQTLFLILSIFFFFSPALTAATAASRAGASNKAVNFIQSSCKTTTYPAVCFHSLSAYANAIQTSPKRLAETALAVTLSRAQSTKLFVSRLTRFKGLKKREVEAIKDCVEEINDTIDRLTKSVQEMKLCGSAKNQDQFAFHMSNAQTWTSAALTDENTCSDGFSGRVMDGRIKNSVRARIVNVGHETSNALSLINAFAKKY, from the coding sequence ATGgcaaaactaaaccaaactctCTTTCTAATcctctcaatcttcttcttcttctcgccGGCGCTCACTGCCGCCACCGCAGCCTCACGGGCTGGAGCCTCCAACAAAGCCGTGAACTTCATCCAATCCTCTTGCAAAACCACCACATACCCAGCCGTGTGCTTCCACTCCCTCTCAGCCTACGCAAACGCCATACAAACAAGCCCTAAACGCTTAGCCGAGACCGCTCTAGCCGTAACCCTGAGCCGAGCCCAATCCACCAAACTCTTCGTCTCGCGTCTGACGCGTTTCAAGGGCCTTAAGAAGCGCGAGGTCGAAGCCATCAAGGACTGCGTTGAGGAGATCAACGATACCATTGACCGTTTGACCAAGTCGGTCCAAGAGATGAAGCTATGTGGGAGTGCCAAAAATCAAGATCAGTTTGCGTTCCACATGAGTAATGCTCAGACTTGGACTAGTGCGGCTTTGACAGATGAGAACACTTGCTCCGATGGTTTCTCGGGTCGGGTCATGGATGGAAGGATCAAGAACTCGGTTCGAGCTAGAATTGTTAACGTGGGTCACGAAACTAGCAACGCCCTGTCCTTGATTAATGCATTTGCTAAGAAGTATTAA